One window of the Perca flavescens isolate YP-PL-M2 chromosome 16, PFLA_1.0, whole genome shotgun sequence genome contains the following:
- the LOC114571097 gene encoding bile salt-activated lipase: MMVKLGILVAVAVFLETVSAASLGVVYTEGGMVEGKNIRIGLFRRMDVFKGIPFAAIPGRFEKPKRHPGWDGILKATEYRPRCIQVNMLMTDTRGSEDCLYLNIWVPHGSKVSTGLPVMVWIYGGGFLAGGSMGANFLDNYLYSGQEIADRGNVIVVTLGYRVGTMGFLSTGDSDLPGNYGLWDQHAAIAWVNRNIRSFGGDPDNITIFGESAGGASVSFQTLTPHNKGLFKRAISQSGVALCPWAVNKNPRRFAEEVALKVNCPTDQNMAACLKMTDPALLTLAGSLSLSSSPDHPLVWNLFLSPVIDGDFLPDEPSKLFHNTAAIDYIAGVNNMDGHLFTGLDVPSINSPLVDTPIDDVKRLLASYTKEKGKAGLDNAYSTYTSTWGSNPSKETIKKTVVEIGTDYIFLVPTQAALYLHAANATTGRTYSYLFSQPNRMGGIGRPYPSWMGADHADDLQYVFGKPFSTPLGYWPRHRDVSGYMIAYWTNFAKTGDPNKGEKVPVTWPRFTSTGHQFLEINSKMNKDYVGQKMRMRYVHFWSSILPNLPISFSE, translated from the exons ATGATGGTGAAGCTGGGGATTTTGGTAGCTGTTGCAGTGTTTCTGGAGACGGTCTCTGCGGCCTCT CTCGGGGTGGTGTACACAGAGGGAGGTATGGTGGAGGGTAAGAACATTCGTATTGGCCTTTTCCGTCGCATGGACGTCTTCAAGGGGATTCCCTTTGCTGCCATCCCTGGAAGATTTGAGAAACCAAAGCGTCACCCTGGCTGGGACG GTATTTTGAAGGCCACTGAGTACAGGCCGAGATGCATTCAGGTGAACATGTTGATGACTGACACCAGAGGAAGTGAGGACTGTCTTTACCTTAACATCTGGGTTCCTCACGGCAGCAAAG TGTCCACTGGTCTGCCGGTCATGGTCTGGATCTATGGGGGAGGCTTCCTGGCTGGGGGCTCGATGGGTGCTAACTTCCTGGACAACTATCTGTACAGCGGGCAGGAGATTGCAGACAGAGGGAATGTTATTGTGGTGACACTGGGATACCGTGTGGGCACTATGGGCTTCCTGAGCACTGGAGACTCTGACTTACCCG GAAACTACGGCCTTTGGGACCAGCATGCCGCCATCGCCTGGGTGAACAGGAACATCCGCTCGTTTGGAGGAGACCCTGACAACATCACCATCTTTGGAGAGTCTGCCGGCGGAGCTAGTGTCAGCTTCCAG ACTCTCACTCCCCACAACAAAGGGCTGTTCAAGAGAGCCATCTCCCAGAGCGGTGTTGCTCTTTGCCCATGGGCTGTTAATAAGAACCCACGCAGGTTCGCTGAGGAG GTTGCTCTAAAGGTCAACTGCCCCACAGATCAAAACATGGCTGCCTGTTTGAAGATGACTGATCCTGCTCTCCTTACGTTGGCGGGCTCTCTCAGTCTGTCCAGCTCACCTGATC aCCCACTTGTATGGAACCTGTTCCTGTCTCCTGTGATTGATGGGGACTTCCTGCCGGATGAGCCTTCCAAACTGTTCCACAATACTGCTGCCATCGACTACATCGCTGGAGTCAACAACATGGACGGACATCTGTTTACTGGTTTAGATGTTCCTTCAATCAACTCCCCCCTGGTGGACACCCCTAT TGACGATGTGAAGAGGCTCCTGGCTTCTTACACTAAGGAGAAGGGCAAGGCTGGTTTGGACAACGCTTACTCCACATACACCTCCACCTGGGGCTCAAACCCCAGCAAGGAGACCATCAAGAAAACCGTTGTGGAGATTGGAACAGACTACATCTTCCTGGTTCCTACTCAGGCTGCCCTCTACCTTCATGCTGCCAACGCCAC AACTGGCCGTACCTACTCGTACCTCTTCTCTCAGCCCAACCGTATGGGGGGCATTGGTAGGCCCTACCCCAGCTGGATGGGAGCCGACCACGCTGATGACCTGCAGTACGTGTTCGGAAAGCCTTTCTCCACACCACTGGGGTACTGGCCTCGCCACCGTGACGTCTCTGGCTACATGATCGCCTACTGGACCAACTTTGCCAAAACTGG GGACCCTAACAAAGGAGAGAAGGTGCCCGTGACCTGGCCTAGATTCACCAGCACTGGACACCAGTTCCTGGAGATCAACTCTAAGATGAACAAGGACTATGTTGGACAGAAGATGAGAATGCGTTATGTGCATTTCTGGTCTAGCATCCTACCCAACCTTCCCATATCCTTTTCAGAGTAA